The Astatotilapia calliptera chromosome 14, fAstCal1.2, whole genome shotgun sequence genome includes a region encoding these proteins:
- the bud23 gene encoding 18S rRNA (guanine-N(7))-methyltransferase isoform X2: MIEIQTQMSERAVELLSLPEGQPCFLLDVGCGSGLSGDYLSEEGHYWVGVDISTAMLDVALDREVEGDLVLGDMGHGMPFRPGTFDGCVSISALQWLCNADKRTHSPPKRLYTFFSTLYSCLSRGSRAVFQLYPENSEQLELITTQAMKAGFSGGMVVDYPNSAKAKKFFLCLFAGVAGVLPKGLGSETSDKAVPNQVQYSGQRCRFRNMKGKSLKKGRDWILEKKERRRRQGREVRADTKYTGRKRRPHF; this comes from the exons ATGATTGAGATCCAGACCCAGATGTCAGAGAGAGCTGTGGAGCTTTTGAGCCTGCCAGAGGGACAGCCCTGCTTCTTGTTGGATGTTGG GTGTGGCTCCGGTCTCAGCGGAGATTACCTGTCAGAAGAGGGACACTACTGGGTCGGAGTCGACATCAGCACCGCGATGTTGG ATGTTGCACTGGacagagaggtggaaggagaccTCGTACTGGGAGACATGGGCCACGGGATGCCGTTCAGACCTGGTACCTTTGATGGTTGTGTCAG tatCTCTGCCCTGCAGTGGCTTTGTAATGCAGACAAAAGGACGCACAGTCCTCCAAAGAGACTCTACACCTTCTTTAGCACTCTGTACTCATGTCTG TCAAGAGGCTCACGTGCAGTCTTTCAGCTTTATCCTGAGAACTCAGAACAg CTCGAGCTGATAACAACACAGGCCATGAAGGCAGGTTTCAGTGGAGGCATGGTGGTGGATTACCCCAACAgtgcaaaagcaaaaaa GTTCTTCCTGTGTCTGTTTGCCGGCGTAGCAGGAGTTCTTCCCAAA GGACTGGGATCAGAAACGTCAGACAAAGCTGTTCCAAACCAGGTTCAGTACTCAGGACAAAG ATGTCGTTTCAGAAACATGAAGGGAAAATCGCTGAAGAAGGGACGAGACTGGATCCTGGAaaagaaggagaggaggaggagacaggGACG GGAGGTTCGAGCCGACACTAAATACACTGGACGTAAGCGAAGACCTCATTTCTAG
- the bud23 gene encoding 18S rRNA (guanine-N(7))-methyltransferase isoform X1, whose protein sequence is MASSCRRPEHSAPPDVFYNEEEAKKYSQNSRMIEIQTQMSERAVELLSLPEGQPCFLLDVGCGSGLSGDYLSEEGHYWVGVDISTAMLDVALDREVEGDLVLGDMGHGMPFRPGTFDGCVSISALQWLCNADKRTHSPPKRLYTFFSTLYSCLSRGSRAVFQLYPENSEQLELITTQAMKAGFSGGMVVDYPNSAKAKKFFLCLFAGVAGVLPKGLGSETSDKAVPNQVQYSGQRCRFRNMKGKSLKKGRDWILEKKERRRRQGREVRADTKYTGRKRRPHF, encoded by the exons CTCTCGAATGATTGAGATCCAGACCCAGATGTCAGAGAGAGCTGTGGAGCTTTTGAGCCTGCCAGAGGGACAGCCCTGCTTCTTGTTGGATGTTGG GTGTGGCTCCGGTCTCAGCGGAGATTACCTGTCAGAAGAGGGACACTACTGGGTCGGAGTCGACATCAGCACCGCGATGTTGG ATGTTGCACTGGacagagaggtggaaggagaccTCGTACTGGGAGACATGGGCCACGGGATGCCGTTCAGACCTGGTACCTTTGATGGTTGTGTCAG tatCTCTGCCCTGCAGTGGCTTTGTAATGCAGACAAAAGGACGCACAGTCCTCCAAAGAGACTCTACACCTTCTTTAGCACTCTGTACTCATGTCTG TCAAGAGGCTCACGTGCAGTCTTTCAGCTTTATCCTGAGAACTCAGAACAg CTCGAGCTGATAACAACACAGGCCATGAAGGCAGGTTTCAGTGGAGGCATGGTGGTGGATTACCCCAACAgtgcaaaagcaaaaaa GTTCTTCCTGTGTCTGTTTGCCGGCGTAGCAGGAGTTCTTCCCAAA GGACTGGGATCAGAAACGTCAGACAAAGCTGTTCCAAACCAGGTTCAGTACTCAGGACAAAG ATGTCGTTTCAGAAACATGAAGGGAAAATCGCTGAAGAAGGGACGAGACTGGATCCTGGAaaagaaggagaggaggaggagacaggGACG GGAGGTTCGAGCCGACACTAAATACACTGGACGTAAGCGAAGACCTCATTTCTAG